The following proteins come from a genomic window of Pseudomonas cichorii:
- a CDS encoding pirin family protein: MTISSSLNRTHHSIHDHQHSYLLAGNDEQARAIVHRTHGRVHGPVTRLMSPSDLGQILKPFVFLDIFSTLPNARPQGFGMHPHSGIATLTFMEAGEVIYEDTTGKKGVLPTGGVEWMSAGNGIWHSGTPVSEKAMHGFQLWVALPAAEENSPPESHYLAPSQIPREGPARVLLGRYGHAESAIPAPSDMTYLAVTLKDGERWRFTPPSGHTVAWLAVSEGRLEAGSALDTGELVVFEESNQAIDLVAQGTTSFVLGSAVKHPHELVMGHYSVHTSREALAQGEAEIQRIGAALRRDGRLG; this comes from the coding sequence ATGACTATTTCATCTTCCCTTAACCGCACTCATCACAGTATTCACGATCACCAGCACAGCTATTTACTGGCGGGTAATGACGAGCAGGCGCGTGCCATCGTCCATCGCACCCATGGCCGAGTGCATGGGCCTGTCACTCGCCTCATGAGTCCGAGTGACCTTGGCCAGATATTGAAGCCGTTCGTATTTCTCGACATCTTCAGCACTCTGCCAAACGCCAGACCGCAAGGCTTCGGCATGCATCCTCATTCCGGCATTGCAACGCTGACTTTCATGGAAGCTGGTGAAGTGATCTACGAAGACACCACTGGCAAGAAAGGTGTTCTACCCACAGGTGGTGTTGAGTGGATGAGTGCGGGCAATGGCATCTGGCATTCCGGTACGCCGGTCAGTGAAAAGGCGATGCATGGCTTCCAGTTGTGGGTCGCATTGCCTGCTGCTGAAGAAAACTCACCCCCCGAAAGTCATTACCTTGCCCCTTCGCAGATCCCCCGGGAAGGCCCGGCGCGAGTTCTGCTTGGTCGCTATGGCCATGCAGAAAGTGCCATCCCGGCACCTTCGGACATGACCTATCTCGCCGTGACGCTGAAAGACGGCGAACGGTGGCGCTTCACTCCGCCATCGGGTCATACCGTGGCGTGGCTGGCGGTCAGTGAAGGGCGACTTGAGGCCGGTAGCGCTTTGGATACCGGCGAGCTGGTGGTGTTTGAAGAGTCAAACCAGGCCATCGATCTGGTCGCGCAGGGCACAACCTCTTTTGTACTGGGCTCGGCTGTGAAGCATCCCCACGAACTGGTGATGGGTCATTACTCGGTTCACACCAGCAGGGAAGCCCTTGCACAAGGTGAAGCCGAGATACAGCGCATCGGTGCTGCTCTGCGGCGCGACGGGCGACTGG
- a CDS encoding YkgJ family cysteine cluster protein gives MQNTVIRYNCVGCGICCKGRLIPLTLTEAEQWLARGHDVAVVLEAFNELTWPADSRQYAHGAGRSVAVNSDDSSIRVIAVFVANALDQCPNLRADNLCGIYEERPLVCRIYPMEINPFIEMSSDNKICPPESWGSGDILCTDGVANPELQALVNRSRQADVEDAATKIAVCAQLGIKVASWKENAFAVYFPERLKLIDAIRDSKEAAVDDWTEGWKVRVDDSELRERLTAHRVPLASSDAADYIFHRL, from the coding sequence ATGCAAAACACTGTGATTCGCTATAACTGCGTGGGCTGCGGGATCTGCTGCAAAGGCCGGCTCATACCCCTGACGCTGACCGAGGCCGAGCAATGGCTGGCCCGCGGACATGATGTAGCGGTGGTGCTGGAAGCCTTCAACGAGCTGACCTGGCCAGCCGACTCAAGACAATATGCCCACGGCGCAGGCCGGTCGGTCGCGGTCAACAGTGATGACAGCAGCATCCGCGTTATCGCGGTGTTCGTTGCCAATGCGCTCGACCAGTGCCCGAATTTGCGTGCGGATAACCTGTGCGGCATCTATGAAGAGCGCCCGCTGGTGTGCCGGATTTACCCAATGGAAATCAATCCGTTCATTGAGATGAGCAGTGACAACAAGATCTGTCCGCCCGAGTCCTGGGGCAGTGGAGACATTCTTTGTACCGACGGCGTGGCCAACCCCGAGCTTCAGGCATTGGTCAACCGGTCCAGGCAAGCCGATGTGGAAGACGCCGCCACCAAGATCGCCGTTTGCGCGCAACTGGGCATCAAGGTTGCGAGCTGGAAGGAGAATGCATTCGCCGTCTATTTCCCGGAGCGTCTTAAGCTGATCGATGCGATACGCGACAGCAAGGAAGCCGCCGTGGATGACTGGACCGAGGGCTGGAAGGTACGGGTGGATGATTCAGAGCTGCGTGAGCGCCTGACTGCGCACCGGGTTCCGCTGGCCAGCAGTGACGCTGCCGATTATATCTTTCACAGGCTTTAA
- a CDS encoding AvrE-family type 3 secretion system effector — MIPLNNTPGTSQIHGATSSGHNPQGLNQQNQPPTQRTATSLDKLGQHSTTKTGPVTQDLQATPKIGVQSSGQSEIQNQDASDQAAQATAQRMRGAGSSLRGSDKLGRSGGGESRAESSKSKKSESNAESSVKSEAMPLAQNDPVVLKTEEMGWPLRNSALKNSLMGKPKAESSKSNKAEGKSSAGESAKETPIQKEAGTSSKQEITETGSPKLSRDEQALQNAAQARSRSNTRLSGSDGLGRALNEGRESLPRPDSNAVTLDKKGKASFENFSPPALNTLLQDTVGKKDKTYLAHHYTGKGNDQVLLEPKGHLLKMQQSETGFTLLRSSKSLDVPSGSKPGSVTLQRQGNSMNLEGLKSTVTQALPDKAHIAHLSGAHQDSSGQTLRLHDEKLYQFKSDTSKWSPLPDTGDKKFSSLSTEGDGKLYARSGDSLINLSSDKKPEIQLKDLAAHSVASDGTVAMLAGKDTQTLQLGKMGEVPELHITLNLNDGKSEASSIGLTKDRLFVADTEGKLYSASRNELKSDDGVLKLMPEKNYQPEDGKLGARHQVTGFMSGDDGQMHALVKDGAGQVHSHTLDEKTSSLQSGWNLSDVKVLENTQGLPVKSEPTSENIYDLHRNGRVGLVDGSIQAWDTTTQAWKDTGVKDIDALKRGIDGNAYVLKDGKVHELKVTPDYGKSTFNDTHNLKDTPRSTKVELGDAIAGLEDRVIKDFAMYNDKQFVALDDKGRMTAHHKEGDPTEMTRHGLEGTVAYLTLDANGVHAATSNGDLFFMLNEDWQKKPTDTPLQSQPSTSTAAEDKPSTSAAAADKPSTSTATADKPSSPKASESKTDSEPKWQKIPLSFGSEIASIRTEVDNTLSVSLKNDPNGNGAYQLKDKKWQTIDHRPADQNELNTIFNRLDKSMARVSIPGVGTLNYTSNLLGRSGIEQSNKSSTVEFTKAYVFKPDLEIRPAKNVVNYFDHKINGRVGLADVYNAQSPLFHDLKEIRQAPGKAPEAGHDLKTRIAKLDIGEEGKELTKSLESFREELENHSRKAVMTLGEKAGLLNLHGEPTEKGKKAASKLESAPPKRNEPKNDLMALTQGALDKVSPSSDNPTGALLKSLQGMGLKMKHLDADTPAGKRRHGHDEHALTKARLALDIKTLNEVGQLLDKAEKLPDGPDKNAQIKAIKHELTHLRDKTYGENPIKHVSDMGFTEHYQLEKSYDGIKAFLNGFHKPDHATSLNMRVATGSKDQAELAEKFKNSLKQLEFPDDEISLSRSYGMTLSTPFIGIAKHVTGPFPSGQYTNTRNYAFAAERGEKGVEVYLLRERANLLSGTVGAGKDVLPDITSAGEYAKLTTLDLGNEKRGALAFRVGGDITLAGTHTQRTGVAFTVPDEKIDQFVDNLFTGKLTALDVLKEGANHKAHEMKRVNVDLTAGANTEFRVQLGISDHDSKPLTASARFGVGFTANVNLANFTWQKLSQENDTSRMDEKSQNRPRLLNNFNAGFFARAQVVGGHTNPTPSSAPGSQAITSTNGITGTASIDDKTTKRIKFQFKEAAPLTTANVTKLATSLGDAFKDKASKAELTRLADHKQPEYKDASAKEKIQIHLKGLNDFFASKTPENDDQYAALRSLKRSTAQQEASVNKHSVLDNGRFESNYTNLARLDSQNLTSKIMSVIYGNHQTSNAENIAKLIDQDPALKSILKEFQSQPGTLARVRLEPKDHVFDRVDAGSRDGTLTQKEMFELLSNRDNMRVLAISIFKSAAQTEGFTTPTPLVSANSSASMAVNKTLAKVNFTYGEDQDKPKAYFVNGEISRASDTQKTVMQDLQKSGLELKS; from the coding sequence ATGATTCCGCTTAACAACACACCCGGCACGAGCCAGATACATGGCGCGACGTCCTCGGGCCACAACCCGCAAGGCCTCAACCAGCAAAACCAGCCACCGACACAGCGCACAGCCACTTCACTGGACAAACTGGGTCAGCACTCAACCACAAAAACCGGCCCGGTGACTCAGGACCTGCAGGCCACGCCAAAGATCGGCGTGCAGAGCAGCGGACAGTCCGAGATACAGAATCAGGACGCCAGCGATCAGGCCGCTCAAGCCACAGCACAGCGTATGCGCGGGGCGGGCTCAAGCCTGCGCGGTTCGGATAAATTGGGGCGCTCTGGGGGCGGAGAAAGCCGGGCAGAATCCTCGAAATCGAAGAAATCCGAAAGCAACGCAGAAAGCAGCGTCAAGTCAGAAGCCATGCCTCTGGCACAAAATGACCCGGTTGTGCTGAAAACAGAGGAGATGGGTTGGCCACTGCGCAACAGCGCACTGAAAAACTCCTTGATGGGCAAACCTAAAGCCGAATCCTCGAAATCGAATAAAGCCGAAGGCAAGAGCAGCGCAGGCGAGTCAGCCAAAGAAACGCCAATCCAGAAAGAGGCCGGTACATCATCTAAGCAGGAGATTACCGAAACCGGATCACCGAAGCTTTCCCGTGATGAGCAGGCGCTTCAGAACGCAGCTCAGGCCAGAAGCAGATCGAATACCAGACTCAGTGGCAGCGATGGCCTGGGCCGGGCCCTCAACGAAGGCCGCGAGTCCCTCCCCAGACCCGATAGCAACGCGGTCACTCTGGACAAGAAAGGCAAGGCCAGTTTCGAGAACTTCAGCCCACCGGCGCTGAACACCTTGCTTCAAGATACCGTTGGCAAAAAGGATAAAACCTACCTGGCCCATCATTACACGGGGAAAGGCAACGATCAGGTCCTGCTGGAACCCAAGGGCCACCTGCTCAAGATGCAGCAGAGTGAAACAGGCTTCACCCTGTTGCGCAGCAGTAAATCGCTGGATGTACCGTCAGGTAGCAAACCTGGCAGCGTCACGCTCCAACGCCAGGGCAACTCGATGAACCTCGAAGGCCTGAAATCGACGGTCACACAAGCCCTGCCGGACAAAGCGCACATTGCCCACTTGAGCGGAGCCCATCAGGACAGCAGCGGCCAGACGCTGCGCCTTCATGATGAAAAGCTTTATCAGTTCAAGTCGGACACTTCCAAGTGGTCCCCCCTTCCCGATACAGGCGACAAAAAATTCAGCAGCCTTTCAACGGAAGGTGACGGCAAGCTCTATGCCCGTAGCGGCGACTCGCTGATCAATCTGTCCAGCGATAAAAAACCCGAAATCCAACTCAAGGATCTGGCGGCACATTCGGTTGCCTCCGACGGAACCGTGGCCATGCTGGCGGGCAAGGACACCCAGACCCTGCAGTTGGGCAAGATGGGGGAAGTGCCAGAGCTGCATATCACCCTCAACCTCAACGATGGCAAGTCCGAAGCCAGCAGCATCGGCCTGACCAAGGATCGCCTGTTCGTCGCCGATACCGAAGGCAAGCTGTACAGCGCCTCGCGCAACGAGCTTAAAAGCGATGATGGCGTCCTGAAACTCATGCCGGAGAAAAACTACCAGCCAGAAGATGGCAAGCTGGGAGCGCGTCATCAGGTCACCGGTTTCATGAGTGGTGATGACGGGCAGATGCATGCCTTGGTCAAGGACGGTGCCGGCCAGGTCCACTCCCATACCCTGGATGAAAAGACCTCCAGCCTCCAGAGCGGCTGGAACCTCTCGGACGTGAAGGTTCTGGAAAATACCCAGGGCCTGCCTGTAAAGAGCGAGCCGACTTCGGAAAACATCTACGACCTGCACAGGAACGGTCGCGTAGGCCTGGTGGATGGCAGTATCCAGGCATGGGATACGACCACTCAGGCCTGGAAAGACACCGGCGTCAAAGATATCGATGCGCTGAAACGCGGCATCGACGGCAATGCCTATGTGCTCAAGGACGGCAAGGTTCACGAGCTGAAAGTGACTCCCGACTACGGCAAGAGCACCTTCAACGACACCCACAACCTGAAAGATACGCCACGCTCTACCAAGGTCGAACTGGGCGATGCCATCGCGGGCCTGGAGGACCGCGTGATCAAAGACTTTGCCATGTACAACGACAAACAGTTCGTGGCCCTTGATGACAAAGGCCGCATGACCGCCCACCACAAGGAAGGCGATCCAACTGAAATGACCCGCCATGGCCTGGAAGGCACTGTTGCCTACCTGACCCTGGACGCCAATGGCGTGCATGCTGCAACCAGCAATGGCGATCTGTTCTTCATGCTCAACGAGGACTGGCAGAAAAAACCGACGGATACGCCATTGCAGTCCCAGCCTTCGACCTCCACAGCGGCTGAGGACAAACCTTCAACATCCGCCGCAGCAGCGGACAAACCTTCAACCTCCACTGCAACAGCGGACAAACCTTCAAGCCCCAAGGCATCGGAGTCCAAAACAGACAGCGAGCCCAAATGGCAAAAAATCCCTCTCAGCTTCGGGAGTGAGATAGCCAGTATTCGTACAGAAGTGGATAACACGCTCAGCGTTTCGCTGAAAAACGACCCCAATGGTAACGGCGCCTATCAGCTCAAGGACAAGAAATGGCAAACCATTGACCATCGTCCTGCCGATCAGAACGAACTGAACACGATATTCAATCGACTCGACAAAAGCATGGCAAGGGTGAGCATTCCCGGAGTCGGCACATTAAACTATACCTCCAACCTGCTGGGCCGCAGCGGTATAGAGCAAAGCAATAAATCCAGCACGGTAGAGTTCACCAAGGCTTACGTTTTCAAGCCCGATCTGGAAATACGACCGGCCAAGAACGTAGTGAACTATTTCGACCACAAGATCAATGGCCGGGTCGGTCTGGCAGACGTCTACAATGCCCAGTCCCCCTTGTTTCATGACTTGAAGGAAATCCGCCAGGCACCAGGCAAGGCCCCGGAAGCCGGCCACGACCTGAAAACTCGCATCGCCAAACTGGATATCGGTGAAGAAGGCAAGGAGTTGACCAAAAGCCTGGAGTCTTTCCGCGAAGAGCTGGAAAACCACAGCCGCAAGGCGGTCATGACCCTGGGCGAAAAAGCAGGCCTGCTCAACCTTCATGGAGAGCCCACGGAAAAAGGGAAAAAAGCCGCGAGTAAACTGGAGTCTGCGCCTCCAAAACGTAATGAACCCAAGAATGACCTGATGGCACTGACTCAGGGTGCTCTGGACAAAGTCTCTCCGTCCTCGGATAACCCGACCGGCGCATTGCTCAAGTCCCTGCAGGGCATGGGCCTGAAAATGAAGCATCTGGATGCCGATACCCCCGCGGGCAAGCGTCGCCATGGCCACGATGAACATGCCCTGACCAAGGCACGCCTGGCTCTGGATATCAAGACCCTCAATGAGGTCGGACAGCTGCTGGACAAAGCTGAAAAACTCCCTGATGGCCCCGACAAGAATGCCCAGATAAAGGCCATCAAGCACGAATTGACCCATCTGCGCGACAAGACCTATGGCGAAAATCCGATCAAGCACGTTTCGGACATGGGTTTTACCGAGCACTATCAGTTGGAAAAGTCCTACGACGGAATCAAGGCTTTCCTGAACGGTTTCCACAAGCCGGATCACGCCACCAGCCTCAACATGCGCGTCGCCACCGGCAGCAAGGATCAGGCCGAGCTGGCTGAAAAATTCAAGAACTCGCTTAAGCAGCTGGAATTTCCGGACGACGAAATCAGCCTTTCACGCAGCTACGGCATGACCTTGAGCACGCCCTTCATTGGTATAGCCAAACACGTGACAGGCCCCTTCCCCAGCGGGCAGTACACCAACACCCGCAATTACGCCTTTGCGGCCGAGCGCGGCGAAAAGGGCGTGGAAGTCTATCTGCTTCGTGAACGTGCCAACCTGCTCAGCGGTACCGTGGGAGCCGGCAAGGATGTCCTGCCGGACATTACGAGCGCCGGTGAATACGCAAAACTGACCACCCTGGATCTGGGCAATGAAAAACGTGGCGCACTGGCCTTTCGCGTAGGAGGCGATATAACGCTTGCGGGTACCCACACCCAACGTACCGGTGTGGCATTTACAGTGCCGGATGAAAAGATCGATCAGTTCGTCGACAACCTCTTCACAGGCAAGCTGACAGCACTGGATGTTCTCAAGGAAGGCGCAAACCACAAGGCCCACGAAATGAAGCGGGTCAATGTCGACTTGACTGCGGGGGCCAACACCGAGTTCCGCGTACAACTGGGCATCTCGGATCATGACAGCAAGCCATTGACAGCCTCTGCACGCTTCGGTGTCGGTTTCACCGCCAACGTCAATCTTGCCAACTTCACCTGGCAAAAACTGAGTCAGGAAAACGATACCAGTCGCATGGATGAAAAATCCCAGAACAGGCCTCGTCTGCTCAACAACTTCAATGCCGGATTTTTCGCCCGCGCTCAGGTTGTCGGCGGCCATACCAATCCAACCCCGAGCTCGGCCCCCGGCTCTCAGGCAATCACGAGCACCAACGGCATCACTGGAACCGCCTCCATTGACGACAAGACAACCAAGCGGATCAAGTTCCAGTTCAAGGAGGCGGCACCGCTGACCACCGCCAATGTGACCAAACTCGCAACGTCGTTGGGCGATGCGTTCAAGGACAAGGCTTCGAAGGCCGAACTGACTCGACTGGCCGACCATAAACAACCGGAATACAAGGACGCCAGTGCCAAGGAGAAAATCCAGATTCATCTGAAGGGGCTCAATGACTTCTTTGCCAGCAAGACGCCGGAAAACGATGATCAATACGCAGCATTGCGTTCTCTGAAACGTTCCACGGCCCAGCAGGAAGCCTCGGTCAACAAGCACAGCGTGCTGGACAATGGTCGCTTTGAAAGTAACTACACCAACCTGGCGCGCCTGGACTCGCAGAACCTTACTTCCAAGATCATGAGTGTGATTTACGGCAATCATCAGACCAGCAACGCGGAGAACATCGCCAAGCTGATCGATCAGGACCCGGCACTCAAGTCGATACTCAAAGAGTTTCAAAGCCAGCCTGGCACCCTGGCACGGGTTCGCCTGGAGCCCAAGGACCATGTCTTCGACAGGGTCGATGCCGGCAGCCGGGATGGCACTCTCACGCAAAAAGAAATGTTCGAACTGCTCAGCAACCGCGACAACATGCGGGTCCTGGCTATTTCGATCTTCAAGAGCGCAGCACAGACCGAAGGTTTCACCACTCCCACGCCATTGGTCAGTGCCAATAGCTCAGCCTCAATGGCCGTGAACAAGACCCTGGCCAAGGTGAACTTCACCTACGGCGAGGATCAGGACAAACCCAAGGCGTACTTCGTGAACGGTGAGATTTCCCGAGCATCGGACACACAGAAAACCGTAATGCAAGACCTGCAGAAAAGCGGACTGGAACTCAAGAGCTAA